The following are encoded in a window of Gammaproteobacteria bacterium genomic DNA:
- a CDS encoding IS66 family transposase, with protein MAKLSDHDLKQIDAEWLSKQPEAVIRRLLDRALEDLKAARDRLNQGPDNSSRPSGSMPPWQRAAASTEEGAASQDGSSQETPPGQEQPKAAQPGDGPGADAGKSDSKASGGRNKRAGRRFGAPGHGRGQKLEPTRREEHRPSHCAACGQALGEHEPAQAWTGWDMLELVPLGTREQDVLGVRIEVTRHQLMKQRCACGHTSRAQAVQASADALWPGVQIGQQRLLGPKLAAAIVHLCVRMRLPRRKVRELLLEWFGLELSTALIDQTVHQAARSVAPLETQLIEQLEQASLVHADETSWSEAGKALWLWVVCSSHTVLYMIGARTKEMFDNALSPAFTGLLMSDGYVAYRERLLRLRCWAHLLRKLRGVAESTDGCGARAGAQMLRVFETLMEAVYAARQEHTPPQSPAGRPAAPPAVTHAKEVEQLRRLCQRHRDAGHQALREVAREFLNDWQAIMRVLGEPGLPLTNNLAERMLRHYVIARRISYGTRTWVGSQSMGLLASIFDTCHLRGARATDLLAQAIHAARCGLPAPALPDIPPTGASPRITLSA; from the coding sequence ATGGCGAAGCTGAGCGATCACGATCTGAAGCAGATAGACGCTGAGTGGCTGTCCAAGCAGCCGGAGGCGGTGATACGCAGGTTGCTGGATCGAGCGTTGGAGGACCTGAAGGCGGCCAGAGATCGCTTGAACCAAGGGCCAGACAACAGCTCGCGGCCCTCCGGGAGCATGCCGCCGTGGCAACGTGCAGCGGCAAGCACCGAAGAGGGGGCTGCATCGCAAGATGGCTCCTCGCAAGAGACGCCGCCGGGCCAGGAGCAGCCGAAGGCAGCGCAGCCGGGAGATGGTCCTGGCGCGGATGCAGGCAAGAGCGACAGCAAAGCATCCGGGGGCCGGAACAAGCGTGCCGGAAGGCGCTTTGGCGCACCGGGCCACGGACGCGGGCAGAAGCTGGAGCCCACGCGGCGCGAAGAACACCGCCCGAGCCATTGCGCGGCCTGCGGGCAGGCCTTGGGTGAGCACGAACCGGCGCAAGCCTGGACCGGCTGGGACATGCTGGAACTCGTGCCCCTGGGCACGCGCGAGCAAGACGTGCTGGGTGTGCGCATCGAAGTCACGCGGCACCAGTTGATGAAGCAGCGCTGCGCCTGCGGCCACACCAGCCGGGCGCAGGCCGTGCAGGCGAGCGCGGATGCGCTGTGGCCGGGGGTGCAGATCGGCCAGCAGCGCCTGCTCGGCCCGAAACTGGCTGCGGCGATCGTGCACCTGTGCGTGCGCATGCGGCTGCCGCGGCGCAAAGTGCGCGAACTGCTGCTGGAGTGGTTCGGGCTGGAGCTGTCGACGGCGCTGATCGACCAGACCGTGCACCAAGCCGCGCGCAGCGTGGCGCCCCTGGAAACGCAACTGATCGAGCAGTTGGAGCAGGCCAGCCTCGTGCATGCCGACGAGACATCGTGGAGCGAAGCCGGCAAGGCGCTGTGGCTGTGGGTGGTGTGCAGCAGCCACACGGTGCTGTACATGATCGGCGCGCGTACCAAGGAGATGTTCGACAACGCCTTGAGCCCGGCCTTCACGGGCCTGCTCATGAGCGATGGATACGTGGCCTACCGGGAGCGGCTGTTGCGGCTGCGCTGCTGGGCCCATCTGCTGCGCAAGCTGCGCGGCGTGGCCGAGTCCACCGATGGGTGTGGCGCGCGCGCCGGGGCGCAGATGCTGCGGGTGTTCGAAACACTGATGGAGGCGGTTTATGCGGCCCGCCAGGAGCACACGCCGCCGCAGTCGCCTGCCGGCAGGCCTGCAGCGCCGCCGGCAGTGACCCATGCCAAGGAAGTCGAACAGCTGCGCCGACTTTGCCAACGACACCGCGACGCCGGGCACCAGGCGCTGCGCGAGGTGGCGCGCGAGTTCCTCAACGATTGGCAGGCCATCATGCGCGTGCTTGGCGAGCCTGGGCTGCCTCTGACCAACAATCTTGCCGAGCGGATGCTGCGGCACTACGTGATCGCCCGGCGCATCAGCTATGGCACGCGTACCTGGGTGGGCTCGCAAAGCATGGGCTTGCTCGCCAGCATCTTCGACACCTGCCACCTTCGTGGGGCCCGCGCCACCGACTTGCTCGCCCAAGCCATCCATGCCGCCCGCTGCGGCTTGCCTGCTCCTGCCTTGCCTGACATCCCGCCCACCGGCGCTTCGCCACGCATCACGCTCAGTGCTTGA